Proteins from a genomic interval of Streptomyces sp. NBC_01445:
- a CDS encoding GNAT family N-acetyltransferase, with amino-acid sequence MDPVTLETDRLLLRAFTPADVDAVYEACQDEDIQFYTPVPVPYRRADAEKLVGEELPAQWAEDKDYTLGAFRKDTGALIGSYCLTLISRGVWELGYWAVKEQRGRGYSVEAAQALCDWGWATLDAHRIEWWAMAGNTGSRAVAEKLGFTVEGTLRNRSIANDGKPHDWWVGGLLRP; translated from the coding sequence ATGGATCCAGTGACTCTCGAGACCGACCGTCTGCTGCTGCGGGCCTTCACACCTGCCGACGTGGATGCGGTGTACGAAGCCTGCCAGGACGAAGACATCCAGTTCTACACCCCGGTGCCGGTGCCGTACCGGCGTGCGGACGCGGAGAAGCTCGTCGGCGAGGAGCTGCCCGCCCAGTGGGCCGAGGACAAGGACTACACCCTCGGCGCGTTCCGCAAGGACACCGGTGCCCTGATCGGCTCGTACTGCCTGACCCTCATCAGCCGCGGCGTCTGGGAGCTCGGTTACTGGGCGGTCAAGGAGCAGCGCGGACGCGGGTACTCGGTTGAGGCCGCTCAGGCTTTGTGCGACTGGGGCTGGGCCACACTCGACGCGCACCGCATCGAGTGGTGGGCCATGGCCGGGAACACCGGTTCGCGTGCCGTCGCCGAGAAACTCGGCTTCACCGTCGAAGGGACACTGCGCAATCGCAGCATCGCCAACGATGGCAAGCCGCACGACTGGTGGGTGGGCGGACTGCTGAGGCCCTGA
- a CDS encoding HD domain-containing protein: MSNIIAGVEIPETSAVAEATSHLRETITPLLFHHSRRVFLFASLHARELGLQPDPELLYISAMFHDAGLLTPYSEEEQRFELDGADHARKFLLDRGFPKGAAEVVWTAIALHTTPGIPGRMGPEIAATNYGVLTDAVGWGLDGLEGDQVDDIVAAHPRGNFKKEFVQTFIEGLKDRPDTTYGTLNADYLERSVPGFHRTSVIERITDAPWSQ, translated from the coding sequence ATGAGCAACATCATCGCGGGGGTGGAAATTCCCGAGACCTCAGCCGTGGCGGAGGCCACGAGCCACCTCCGGGAAACGATCACGCCCCTGCTCTTCCATCACTCCCGGCGTGTTTTTCTCTTCGCTTCCCTGCACGCGCGCGAGTTGGGCCTGCAGCCCGATCCCGAGCTGCTTTACATCTCCGCGATGTTCCACGACGCCGGCCTCCTGACCCCGTACTCCGAGGAGGAACAGCGTTTCGAGCTCGACGGCGCCGACCACGCGCGCAAGTTCCTGCTCGACCGCGGGTTCCCCAAGGGCGCCGCCGAGGTGGTCTGGACGGCGATCGCGCTGCACACGACGCCGGGGATTCCCGGCCGGATGGGCCCGGAGATCGCTGCCACCAACTACGGCGTTCTGACCGACGCGGTCGGCTGGGGCCTGGACGGACTCGAGGGCGACCAGGTGGACGACATCGTCGCCGCTCATCCGCGCGGAAACTTCAAGAAGGAATTCGTACAAACGTTCATCGAGGGGCTCAAGGACCGTCCGGACACCACGTACGGGACCCTCAATGCGGACTACCTGGAACGCTCCGTTCCCGGCTTCCACCGCACGTCCGTGATTGAGCGCATCACCGATGCGCCCTGGTCGCAGTGA
- a CDS encoding RNA-guided endonuclease InsQ/TnpB family protein, protein MKLVVRVKLLPTPLQAAALEATLHACNQAATWAAGVAFEENARRPLELRKHAYAEIRFRWGLGAQAAQHAIKKTCDAYTTLRANLRNGRYGRPGSRRHVRASGKPVVFRPQAAQPYDDRMLSWEHQARTVSIWTTAGRLKGVAFTGQAGQLEVLAAHRQGESDLVCQGGKWFLIATCEIAEGDLNTHPAGFLGVDLGIVNVAATSDGERHCGRRINRKRERDRKLRSKLQKKHTKSAKRRAKKHAGKEARRNKDINHKISKRIVAEAERTGRGIALETLTGIRERARLRKPQRTTLHSWPFAQLGSFIAYKAKRAGVPVVYVDPAYTSQECSQCHHTARDNRPSQAVFSCRVCGFVEHADHNASHNIRQRGWMAWVCGAQSTAPELTLIA, encoded by the coding sequence GTGAAGCTGGTGGTGCGGGTGAAGCTGCTGCCGACGCCCTTACAGGCGGCGGCACTTGAGGCGACCCTGCACGCCTGCAATCAAGCGGCGACCTGGGCGGCCGGGGTTGCATTCGAGGAAAACGCGCGACGTCCGCTGGAGCTCCGCAAGCACGCCTATGCCGAGATCCGCTTCCGGTGGGGGCTTGGCGCGCAGGCCGCCCAGCATGCGATCAAGAAGACCTGCGATGCCTACACCACCTTGAGGGCGAACCTGCGTAACGGCCGGTACGGGCGGCCCGGTTCCAGGCGGCATGTCCGGGCCTCGGGCAAGCCGGTGGTCTTCCGGCCCCAGGCGGCGCAGCCTTACGACGACCGGATGCTGTCCTGGGAGCACCAGGCACGCACGGTGTCCATCTGGACCACCGCGGGCCGGCTCAAGGGCGTGGCGTTCACCGGGCAGGCCGGGCAGCTGGAGGTCCTGGCTGCGCACCGCCAGGGTGAGTCCGACCTGGTGTGCCAGGGCGGGAAGTGGTTCCTGATCGCGACGTGCGAGATCGCCGAGGGGGATCTGAACACTCATCCGGCCGGGTTCCTCGGGGTGGATCTGGGGATCGTGAACGTCGCCGCTACCTCCGATGGCGAGCGCCACTGCGGGCGTCGGATCAACCGCAAGCGGGAACGGGATCGCAAGCTGCGTTCCAAGCTGCAGAAGAAGCACACCAAGTCCGCCAAGCGGCGGGCGAAGAAGCACGCGGGCAAGGAAGCCCGGCGGAACAAGGACATCAACCACAAGATTTCGAAGCGGATCGTGGCGGAGGCTGAACGCACCGGTCGCGGGATCGCCCTGGAGACACTCACGGGCATCCGCGAGCGGGCACGGCTGAGAAAGCCCCAACGCACCACGCTCCACTCCTGGCCATTCGCCCAGCTCGGCTCCTTCATCGCCTACAAGGCGAAGCGGGCCGGGGTGCCCGTCGTGTACGTCGATCCGGCCTACACCAGCCAGGAATGCTCGCAATGCCATCACACCGCACGCGACAACCGGCCCTCCCAGGCCGTCTTCTCGTGCCGGGTCTGCGGCTTCGTTGAGCACGCGGACCACAACGCGTCCCACAACATCCGCCAACGCGGCTGGATGGCGTGGGTCTGCGGGGCTCAGTCAACGGCCCCTGAACTCACCCTCATCGCGTGA
- a CDS encoding ArsR/SmtB family transcription factor produces the protein MTERRLATDAEAKALASALRLRILRICLGEARTNKEIAAILGGDPASVLHHTRTLVRTGFLEAQEERRGARGAREIPYLATRKSWQLDAVAQDRSMLDAFLEELALAPAAEVDSTRLGLRLPPAEMEEFQTRLRALLEEFAARPDDPTAPAWSLFIVVHPDPNRP, from the coding sequence ATGACCGAACGCCGGCTGGCGACCGACGCGGAGGCGAAGGCGCTCGCCTCCGCGCTCCGCCTGCGCATCCTGCGCATTTGCCTCGGTGAGGCGCGCACCAACAAGGAGATCGCGGCGATCCTTGGCGGCGATCCCGCCAGCGTGCTGCACCACACTAGGACGCTGGTGCGCACCGGTTTTCTGGAGGCCCAGGAGGAACGACGCGGCGCGCGCGGCGCACGCGAGATTCCCTATCTGGCGACGCGGAAGTCCTGGCAGCTCGATGCGGTCGCACAGGACCGGTCGATGCTCGACGCGTTCCTGGAGGAGCTGGCCCTGGCCCCCGCGGCCGAGGTCGACAGCACCCGGCTCGGGCTACGCCTGCCGCCGGCGGAGATGGAGGAGTTCCAGACCCGGCTCCGCGCCCTGCTCGAGGAGTTCGCCGCCCGCCCGGACGACCCGACCGCGCCCGCCTGGTCGCTCTTCATCGTGGTGCACCCCGACCCGAACCGGCCTTGA
- a CDS encoding IS5 family transposase (programmed frameshift), translating to MWARIEPLMAADPVRGRRWADHDHRRTLEAIAWKYRTCSPWRDLPCELGSFQTAHKRLLRWAVDGTWERILSAILAAADAGDDVGWTVSVDSIICRAHQHAAGARKRGAPDRSEPHDHALGRSRGGLSAKVHLASDSRARPLALHVTAGQAGDAPAFEAVMARIWVPRTGLGGPRTRPALVLADRAYSSRAIRAHLRRRGIRAVIPQPADQIGHRLRRGRAGGRPPGFDGEAYKERNTVERCIARLKQWRGLAMRTDKLALAYQAALHLAAILIWTSS from the exons ATGTGGGCCCGGATCGAGCCGCTCATGGCGGCCGATCCGGTCCGTGGCCGACGGTGGGCCGACCACGACCACCGTCGGACCCTTGAGGCCATCGCGTGGAAGTACCGCACCTGCTCCCCCTGGCGGGACCTGCCCTGTGAGCTCGGGTCGTTCCAGACCGCACATAAACGGCTGCTCAGATGGGCCGTTGACGGCACCTGGGAACGGATTCTCTCGGCGATCCTCGCCGCAGCGGACGCCGGTGACGACGTGGGCTGGACGGTGTCGGTGGACTCAATCATCTGCCGGGCCCACCAACACGCTGCCGGAGCCAGGAAAAGGGGGGCACCCGACCGTTCAGAACCGCACGATCATGCACTCGGACGCTCCCGCGGCGGCCTGAGCGCGAAAGTCCACCTGGCCAGTGACAGTCGAGCGCGACCATTAGCTCTGCACGTCACCGCTGGCCAGGCCGGTGACGCCCCGGCCTTCGAGGCAGTCATGGCCAGAATTTGGGTTCCACGAACGGGACTTGGGG GACCAAGGACTCGACCGGCACTCGTCCTCGCCGACCGGGCGTACTCCTCCCGCGCGATCCGCGCGCATCTCCGCCGGCGCGGCATCCGAGCTGTCATCCCGCAGCCCGCCGACCAGATCGGTCACCGCCTCCGGCGAGGCCGTGCCGGAGGCCGCCCGCCGGGCTTCGACGGCGAGGCATACAAAGAACGCAACACCGTCGAACGCTGCATCGCCCGACTCAAACAGTGGCGGGGCCTGGCCATGCGAACCGACAAACTCGCCCTTGCCTACCAGGCCGCACTCCACCTCGCCGCCATCCTCATTTGGACCAGCAGCTGA
- a CDS encoding DUF6221 family protein, translated as MDDLLKFLRARIEEDNHAYAYVAQTFGGDAPLDSHLPMLDLVDMLARDCTAMDPADSRHPGRNHAIRVLAQSYAEHPAYQQEWRS; from the coding sequence ATGGACGACCTGCTGAAGTTCCTCCGCGCTCGCATCGAGGAGGACAACCACGCCTACGCCTACGTTGCCCAGACGTTCGGCGGAGACGCCCCGCTCGACAGCCACCTGCCCATGCTCGATCTGGTCGACATGCTGGCACGGGACTGCACGGCCATGGACCCTGCAGACTCGCGTCACCCGGGACGCAACCACGCGATTCGTGTCCTTGCCCAGTCGTATGCCGAGCATCCCGCCTACCAGCAGGAATGGCGCTCCTAG
- a CDS encoding MFS transporter: MTAPEPSPDRPADRGGLWRHADFRRLWVGETVSQFGTMVSQLALPLVAILVLHASTWQVGVLAACETAAFVAVGLPAGAWVERMRFRWVLIVNNLVRAALLAWVPVAQLLGVLTIEQLYVVALATGVSTVFFDVAYQSYLPQLIDRERLVEGNAKLQASESVSQIAGPSLGGALIQALTAPYALLVDAVSFLWSAAWVTRIEVRPPRPKRSPDPNLLREIRDGLRFVLAHRVLRAIAMCTSSANLFGSVISAVFYVLLARQLRLSPGVIGLLTSTAAVGGLIGALVAGRFAAKVGQGPAIWVASAVAGPCALVTPFVQRDWTVGLLAAAQIAMWMGIVVYNINQVSFRQALCPPGLLGRMNATMRFLVWGTMPFGALLGGLLGSTIGVRGTLLAGAVGQSLTFLPVFLSPLRRMRELPSYAELAAEGDTAVGPLVPSEPKE, encoded by the coding sequence ATGACTGCTCCCGAGCCCTCGCCCGACCGACCGGCTGACCGCGGCGGACTGTGGCGGCACGCCGACTTCCGTCGACTGTGGGTCGGTGAGACGGTCAGTCAGTTCGGGACAATGGTCAGCCAGTTGGCGCTTCCTCTCGTCGCCATCCTGGTGCTGCACGCCAGCACCTGGCAGGTCGGGGTGCTGGCGGCGTGCGAGACCGCAGCGTTCGTGGCCGTGGGCTTGCCGGCCGGCGCGTGGGTGGAGCGGATGCGCTTCCGCTGGGTGCTGATCGTCAACAACCTGGTTCGGGCCGCCCTGCTGGCCTGGGTTCCGGTGGCTCAGCTCCTCGGCGTGCTGACGATCGAGCAGTTGTACGTGGTCGCGCTCGCCACCGGGGTGAGCACGGTCTTCTTCGACGTGGCCTACCAGTCCTACCTGCCCCAGCTGATCGACCGGGAGCGGCTGGTCGAGGGCAACGCGAAGCTCCAGGCCAGCGAGTCGGTCAGCCAGATCGCGGGACCGAGCCTCGGCGGCGCGCTGATCCAGGCGCTCACCGCGCCCTACGCGCTGCTCGTCGACGCGGTGAGCTTCCTGTGGTCGGCCGCGTGGGTGACGCGGATCGAGGTCCGGCCGCCGCGCCCCAAGCGCAGCCCCGACCCCAACCTGCTCCGGGAGATCCGCGACGGTCTGCGGTTCGTGCTCGCCCACCGGGTACTCCGCGCCATCGCCATGTGCACCAGCTCGGCCAACCTCTTCGGTTCGGTGATCTCCGCCGTCTTCTACGTGCTGCTCGCCCGCCAACTGCGGCTCTCGCCGGGCGTCATCGGTCTGCTTACCTCGACCGCGGCGGTGGGTGGCCTGATCGGTGCTCTGGTGGCCGGACGGTTCGCGGCAAAGGTCGGCCAGGGACCGGCCATCTGGGTCGCGAGCGCGGTCGCCGGACCGTGCGCGCTGGTCACCCCGTTCGTGCAGCGCGACTGGACGGTGGGGCTGCTCGCGGCAGCGCAGATAGCGATGTGGATGGGCATCGTGGTCTACAACATCAACCAGGTCAGCTTCCGGCAGGCGCTGTGCCCGCCTGGGCTGCTCGGCCGGATGAACGCGACGATGCGGTTCCTGGTCTGGGGCACGATGCCCTTCGGGGCGCTGCTCGGCGGCCTGCTCGGCTCGACGATCGGCGTCCGCGGCACGCTGCTGGCCGGGGCGGTCGGCCAATCACTCACCTTCCTGCCCGTTTTCCTGTCGCCGCTGCGCCGGATGCGCGAACTGCCGTCCTACGCTGAGCTGGCGGCGGAGGGGGACACCGCTGTTGGCCCGTTGGTGCCGAGCGAGCCCAAAGAATGA
- a CDS encoding DUF4331 family protein — MSNHFTGLSLGPPLGDQRLDLCDLYAFGAPGDPSRTVLILNANPNADALHPDAVYRLNIDNDGDYLTDIAFSWVFSPPASDGSQTYSVFMATGAESSMPEAVGTKIVSNAAVSFDPQAKVVSSGDYKVAAGSRSDAFFFDFDGIKNLFDTSGNRNFTAPHLGGKSPWTGVDSNSTANVFSMAIELPTAELAPKPELHIWGRCSVLRDGELVHADRAGHPSMSSFFNTDDTKEEYNASEPVNDRARWTDQFVHLMGHTGGYSREQAITALDEHGLLPDVLHFDPSKPAAYPNGRTFTEDVIDIRVAFLTKNEAPPTGLTPHTDTLDRFPYLGNPHPATTS, encoded by the coding sequence ATGTCCAACCACTTCACCGGCCTCAGCCTTGGACCACCACTGGGCGACCAGCGTCTCGATCTGTGCGACCTGTACGCCTTCGGGGCACCCGGCGATCCGAGCAGGACCGTTCTCATCCTCAATGCCAATCCCAATGCCGATGCCCTGCACCCCGACGCCGTATACCGACTGAACATCGACAACGACGGCGACTACCTGACCGACATCGCCTTCAGCTGGGTCTTCAGCCCGCCGGCATCCGACGGCTCCCAGACCTACAGCGTCTTCATGGCAACCGGTGCGGAGTCCTCTATGCCCGAGGCAGTCGGCACCAAGATCGTGTCGAACGCCGCCGTCTCTTTCGACCCTCAGGCCAAGGTGGTCAGCAGCGGCGACTACAAGGTGGCCGCCGGTAGCCGCAGTGATGCCTTTTTCTTCGACTTCGACGGCATCAAGAATCTGTTCGATACCAGCGGCAACCGGAATTTCACCGCGCCCCATCTTGGTGGAAAGTCCCCGTGGACCGGCGTCGACTCCAACAGCACGGCCAACGTCTTCTCCATGGCCATCGAACTGCCGACCGCGGAGCTGGCCCCCAAGCCCGAGCTGCACATCTGGGGCCGGTGCAGCGTCCTGCGCGACGGCGAACTCGTCCACGCGGACCGGGCCGGGCACCCCTCAATGAGCAGCTTCTTCAACACCGACGACACGAAGGAGGAGTACAACGCCAGCGAGCCGGTTAACGACCGGGCCAGGTGGACGGATCAGTTCGTCCACCTGATGGGCCACACCGGCGGCTACTCGCGTGAGCAGGCGATCACCGCGCTCGACGAGCACGGCCTCCTGCCGGACGTGCTGCACTTCGACCCGTCCAAGCCTGCCGCGTACCCGAATGGCCGGACATTCACGGAAGACGTCATCGACATCCGCGTCGCGTTCCTCACCAAGAACGAGGCGCCGCCCACCGGTCTGACGCCGCACACCGACACCCTGGACCGGTTCCCGTACCTCGGCAACCCGCACCCGGCAACCACCTCCTGA